In the Ignavibacteria bacterium genome, AGAAGTTCAATTGCTCTTCTTTCTCTTTCATCCTTCGGCACTTTTTGAAGCAGCATGATAAATTCCACATTTTCTTTTGCTGTGAATACTGGAATTAAATTAAACGCCTGAAATACGAATCCAATATTTCTCAAACGAAAATCAATCAATTGATCCGATTTCATCGTAGAAATGTCTTTATCGTTGATTATAACTTTTCCTGAAGTCGGCCGATCAAGTCCCCCAATCATATTTAACAATGTGGTTTTTCCAGAACCGGAAGGACCAACAATTGAAGTAAATTCACCCTTTTCAATTTTCAGATCAATAGACTTGAGAGCTTCAACCGGAACCGCAGTTTCGTCGTAAATCTTGCTAAGATTTTCTAATTCAATTAATGACATT is a window encoding:
- a CDS encoding ATP-binding cassette domain-containing protein, yielding MSLIELENLSKIYDETAVPVEALKSIDLKIEKGEFTSIVGPSGSGKTTLLNMIGGLDRPTSGKVIINDKDISTMKSDQLIDFRLRNIGFVFQAFNLIPVFTAKENVEFIMLLQKVPKDERERRAIELL